The following is a genomic window from Vicinamibacteria bacterium.
CACCGCCGCGAAATACCGCCTCGAGCTCGAGTATTTGCGCACCGAGACCGAAGGCCCCCTCTTCGAGAATATGAAGGCGAAGCTCGCCGGCATCGCCTCGCACACCGGCATGGCCGGAATCTTCCGCTTGCGGGGATCCGACGTCTATCGAGTGCTGGACATCTCGTCGGTGCGGGGAAAGATCCTGTCCCTTCCTGAACCCCAGCATAATTTGCTCACCGCGCTCCGGGTGTGCTCTCAACGGCTCGCGGGAAGCGCCGACTTCGGAAGGCTGCTCGACGACGCACTCGGATGTCTGGAGTCGCTTCTCGACATCCGTCACTCCATGGTCCTCGTTCTCGATGCCGCCGGCAGTCGCCTGTACACGGTGGCGAGCCGAGGCTATCAGCCCTCCGGAGTCGGCTCCGAGGTCGCCATCGGGTGTGGCGTGATCGGAGTGGCTGCCGAGCAACGGACGCCGATCCGAATCACCCATATGACCGCAGAGTATTCCTACGGCCGGGCCATCCGCGAGAGCATCGAGCGCGAGGGTCTGGGAGAAAGACTCGAGACGACGATTCCCTTGCCCGGTCTCGCGGAATCTCGCAGCCAGCTTGCTGTGCCGATCCTAACCGGTGAGCGGCTCTTCGGTGTGCTCTACGTCGAGAGTCCCGAAGATCTGCGCTTCGGTTACGACGACGAGGACGCCCTCGTCGTCCTCGCGGCGGAGATCGGGATTGCCATGCGCCAGTTGGAGCCGGCCGGAGAATCGGCGGATCGACCGGCCGCGGTGGCCGGCACGCCGCGCGCACCTCTGTCCGGTCCGCCGGCGACCGTCCGGCACTACCCCGCGGACGACAGTGTATTCATCGACGGTGACTACCTAATCAAGGGTGTGGCCGGCGCGATTCTGTGCAAGCTGGTCTCCGAGTACCTGCGTGAGCGGCGCACCGAGTTCACGAACCGGGAGTTGCGGCTCGACCCCACCCTGCGCCTTCCCGACATCGGCGACAACCTGGAAGCTCGGCTCATCCTGCTCGAGCGCCGGCTGACGGAGCGCAAGGCTCCGCTCCGCATACAAAAGACCGGGCGGGGACGCTTCCGGCTTCGCGTCGAACGGCCGCTCTCACTCACCGAGATGCGCTGACGGGGAGATTCACTCTGCCCGCACAGCGTGAGTCGCTTCGAGGCCGCTGCTCTTCGGCGCCGGCACGAGCGTGGCGACGAAACCAGCCAGGCTCCTGGACGACAAGAAGCCGCCGCCGGTTCAACGGGGCTCGACGACGAGGGCGGGACCGGCCCCCGCTTCCACGTTCTCGATGCGTGTCACGTGGCGTCCGTCGCTGCCGAGCGTCGTCACCTCGACGTCCACCCGCTCCACGGGCCCGAGCCCGAAATGCACGGACGTCACGTTTTGTGAGCAGTAGCCGCCGCCCGTATCCACGAGGCGGGAGCCAAGGACTTCTCGTGTGCCGGGTCGAAACACACGAACCTCGGAGCCGGGACGCCCGACGAAGACCTGGAGAGAGCGGCGCGATGCTTCCGGATGCAGTATGTTGCGGTAAAGAGGGTGCCCCGCGTCGGGATGGTTATTGGCGAGGGCGAGGTCCAGATCCCCATCGCCATCGAAGTCGGCCCACTGGACCCCGTGACTCGCACCCTTCTGGAGCACGAGCTCGGGAGTGACGTTCTCGAATCGCCCGGCAACGTTCCGGTAGAGGTGATCCGGTACCTCGGCAATGCCGCTCAAATAGGACACGACGAATAGATCCGACCAGCCGTCGTTGTCGTAATCGCCCCAGGCGGCGGAGGTCGAGTGATAGTCGTCGTTCACCGGTCCGGCGTCGACGGCGGTGAAGCGCCCGCCTCCCTCGTTCCTGAACAAGACGTCGGGGCCGTACATCGCGACGAAGAGATCGAGGTGACCATCGTTGTCATAATCCACCACCGCCGGACCCACGCCTCCAATTTCCTCACTGCGCTCGCCGCCATCCATTCGGAGGTCTCGAGCGACGTCGACGAAGCGGCCGCCGTCGTTCCTGAAGAGCCCGTCGTTATCTCCGTTCTGATTCGCGACGAAGGAATCGAGGTCACCGTCCTCGTCCATGTCGAACCAGGCGACGCCAACACTGCGCCTTCGGTCGCCGATGCCGGAGCTTTCGGAAACGTCGGTGAAACGCTCGCCGTCGTTTCGAAACAGACGGTTGATGCGGTCTCGAAACGCGACGAAGAGGTCGAGGTCGCCGTCGTTGTCGTAGTCGATGAAGCTCGCCTGTCGGGTGACGCCAGGGGCGTCCACGCCAAAGCGGGGGGCGACGTCGCTAAAGGAGCGACCGTCGCCATCATTTCGATACAGGCGGTTGCCACGTCCTTCTTCGAAGGGGAAGCCGATGTAGAGATCGAGATGCCCGTCGCCGTCGAAATCGCCCCAGGCGGCGACGCGCGTATCGTCCGGCACGTCGAGACCGACGTCTCCGGCAACGTCGCGAAACGCTCCCGAGTCGTTACGGTAGAGGCGGTTCGGCCCGTACCGCATGCCGACGTAGAGGTCGAGATCGCCGTCGTTATCGAAATCGGCCCAAGCATTGGGCTGGGCGCCGGGCTCCGAAAAGAGCTCGGGCTGAACGGGCTCGAAAACCGGCGCAGATGCGATCACCACCACGACGGCTAGAAGAAGGCTCACCACCGCGTGACTATACACGTTCGGTGCTCGACCGGCATGGTTTGCGAGAAGCTCACGACTCCCCTATCCTTGCCGCCACGGCATCGAGCCCTCAGCAGGCTGATGAAAAAGTACAGTCCAGCCTGCCGAGCGGTAGCCAAGACATCTGCCGCGAGATCGGCGCGAAGCGCCGCAAAGGCCGAGCCGTGGCGGCTCGATCGATCGCGGGTCCCGCCACGGCATTGAAGACTAGAGATAGGAGACGAGCGTGCTGAGAACCGTGGCCCCGATATTCCTGTCGATCTGCGCTTTGATCCCATTCGGGTGCGCTAGCCCAGGGACTGACTCCCCTTCCGAGAAGGCGGCGGCAACGACCGGGGCCGAGAAAACCGAAGGCCCGCCGGCGTGGATTCTCGCCTCGCAGAAGCAACCCCGTGGACTGATGGTTCACGAGACCGGCGCCTCGGATGCCTACGTGCTCTTCAGCCAGCTGACGTCAGGAACGATCTATCTCATCGATCGGGACGCTCGGGTCGTCCACACCTGGGAGACCGACAAAGTCGGTGCCGGGCTCTACTTCCAGGACGACGGCACGCTCCTCCGCTCCGCCCGGATTCCCGAGCCTCCGAACTTCCGCGCCGGAGGCATCAGCGGTTTCCTGCAGAGAATCGACTGGGACGGGGAGATCCTGTGGGAGTGGCGGATGGTCGACGAAAAGCGGGCCCTTCATCACGATATCGAGCCCTTGCCCAATGGAAACATCCTGGCGCTCGCGTGGGAGCAGAAGAGCAAGGAAGAAGCCGCGGCCGTGGGTCGTCTCCCCGGGCTCATTCCCGAGCAAGGCTTGTGGTCCGAGTGGATCGTCGAGATCGAGCCGGTTGGAGCCGACGACGCTCGCATCGTCTGGGAGTGGCACGTCTGGGATCACCTCGTCCAGAACCTGGACTCGAACGCGCCGAATTATGGTGAGCCCGCGGAGCATCCCCATCGGCTCGACATCAATGCGGGCAACGTGACTTTCGTGGACGAAGAGGAGCTCGAACAGCTCAAGGCCCTCGGCTACGTACCGGACAATGCAACCGCCGACGACATGCAGTCGGACTTTCTGCACATCAACTCCATCGACTATCACCCGGAACTCGACCAGATCGCGCTCAGCGTGCCGCAGACGGGCGAGGTCTGGATTCTCGATCACTCGACTACGACCGACGAGGCGCGGGGCTCGTCTGGCGGACGGCGGGGACGCGGCGGCGACTTGCTCTATCGATGGGGCAACCCGTCAGCCTACGGACGTGGAGACAAGAGCGAACAGCATCTGTTCGCTCAGCACCAGGCGATCTGGATCCCGGAGGGGTTGGCGGGCGCTGGCAACATGACGGTGTTCAACAACGGCGGAGAGCGCGGCTGGTCGTCGGTCGTCGAGATTTCGCCCGCCGTGGACGGAAGCGGCGGCTATCCCCTCGCCGAAGGCGAGGCCTGGGGGCCGGAGAAGCCGTTATGGGTCTACGAAGCTCCGGAGCGCGAAAGCTTCTACGCGCCCTTCATCTCCGGCGCGGTGCGTCTCGAGAACGGCAACACTCTGATCTGCTCGGGCCCCCAGGGGCGTTACTTCGAGGTCACGCCAAACGGCGAGATCGTTTGGGAGTACCTGAATCCGTACCATGGCGACGTCCCGGGCTGGAACCCGCCGGGCGTCGAGAGTCTATTTTACGCCTCGTTCCGCGCCAATCCGATCGCCCGCAATCACCCGGGACTCGCGGGGCGCGAGCTAAAACCCCTCGAGCCGCAGCCGGAGGAGTACGTGCCCCCGCCCGAGAAGCCAACGAGTGAGGGGTCGCGGTGACGTATCACGGACTTCGGACGCGCCGGGCCACGAGATCCCAATATTGTTCCTTCACGAGGGCCTCGAGCTTCTCCGCCAGATCCGACGCCGCGCCTTTGAGGCTTCCGCCCCGCTCGCGTTCGTCGGCGCCGGTGAGGAGCGTCTGGTGGCCTCCGAGGAGATGGATTCGAGCCTCGATGAAGTGATGCTCCTCGTTCCACGTGATGTCGACGAGCTCTTTGTTGGTTCCGGTAGCGTCCACCCGGTACTCCATGCGCGTCCGCATGCGCTCCTCGAGGGCATGGTTCATGACTTCGACGGTAAGCTCCGCGCGGTCGGGGCGTTTGCTGACGAGAAACCATTTCTTCCGGTCCTTGATCCGTTTGGCGACTTCCTCCGTGACCTTGCTCAGTGGGACCTTGGCCTCCCTGTCGTCCGGCTCCTCGGTCAAAACGAGAATGGTAAACTGCTCCTCGGGCTCGTCGGGCACGGGGCGCTCGTCGGCGGTCGCGGCACGAACCACGAGTGCAGCAATCAGCCCGAAAGCCACCCTCCAAGGCCGCTCGACCTTCATGGGGCTCCCTATATCAGGAAACCTACCATATCGTTCAGCGGATTACTCCGCGCGCAAGGCTACGGACGGGTGAAGGGAAGCGGCACGGCGTGCGGGAATGTAGCAGGCGAGAAAGGCCACCGCGAAGAGTCCGGCGGCGATAGCACCCACCGTTGATGGAGCAAAGGCGCTGATTCCCGACAGCGCGGCAGCAATGGCGCGGCTCACCAGGAAGATTCCCGGGACTCCGATGGCGAATCCGATCGCCACGAGAACCAGGCCCTCGCGCACCACGAGCCGAATGACGTCGAGACCGCGGGCGCCGAGAGCCATGCGAAGCCCGATCTCGTGGGTCCGCCGGGAGACGGAGAACGCGATAACCCCATAGATCCCGATGGCGGCGAGGAGAAGCGCCACCCCGCCGAAGCCGGAGAGAATCGTGTTCAGAACCCGCATGCCGACGAAGAACTGAGCCACGAAATCATCCATCGTCTGGAGCTCGGCGGCAGAGAGCCTCGAGTCGAGTCTCAGAAGGGCGTCACGAACGGGGCCGGCAAGCGCGAGAGGATCGCCTACCGCGCGGAGCGCGACCGCGATCCGCGGAGACGGCGATTGCGCTTGAGGAAGATAGATGATGGGCTGGGAAACGTCCGCATCGAAGCGAAAGATATCCTCGCGAACGTTGGCGACGACCCCGACGATCTCACGGCTTTTTTCATGAAGCCGTATTCTCTCTCCAAGAGGATTTTCCCCCGCGAAGTGGTTTCGCACCATGGCCTCGTTCACGAGCGCCACCTCGGGGGCCCCCATCCGGTCGGAGGTCGAGAATGGTCTTCCCTGAAAGAGCGGAACGCGAAACACGTCGAGGTATCCGGGATCGATGGTCACGACGGTCGCGCTCGGTCTTTCCTCGTCCGAAGTCCGCCCTTCGATCGCAAAGTTTACCGAAGGAGGAAAGGGGCTGCGAGGCAGATGGTCCACGATAGTGGCCGAATGGGAGCCGGGGATTGAGCTCAACTCGCGCTGAAGCTCCTCGAAAAATGCGGCTTGTTCGGTTGGCTCGGCGTAGCGCTCTCCGGGAAGCTCCATCTCGAACACGACCACGTTTTCGGTCGATATTCCCGCTTCGAGGTTCTGGGCGGCGGCAAAGGTTCTCACCAGGAGCCCCGCGCCCGCGAGCATGACGAGTGCGAGCGTCACTTCGGCCACCACCAGACTCTTGGTCAGAAGACGCCGCCCCGCGCCGGTGCCGGCGCGACCTCCCTCGTGTAGCGTTCCGATGAGGTCCGCCCGTGCGGTCGACAGGGCAGGCGCGATGCCGAAGACGAGTCCGGCGAGAAGCGATACCGCGATCGAGAAGACGAAGACCCGCTCGTCGAGCCGCGGTGCGAAGGCGTCGGACATCTGGTCGCCGAAAGCCGCGGCCAGGAGTCGAATTCCCCAGTAGGAGAGCATCGTTCCGAGCGCCCCGGCAGCCATCGCGAGCACGCAGGCCTCGATGAGGAGCTGGCGGATCACACGGCTTCGCGAAGCCCCCATCGCCGCGCGAACGGCAAATTCCTTTTGCCGGTCCACCCCTCGTGCCAGATACAGATTCGCGATGTTCGCGCTGGCGATGAGCAGGACGAAGAAGAGCGCCCCCTGCAAAAGGGACATGATCTCCGTGTTTCCACCGGAAGCGAGCTGCTCGCGGAACGTCCGGAGAAGGACCGACAGCTCCCGATTCGACTCCGGGTACTCGCGCGCCAGGCGCGCCGCGACAATGGACAGCTGCTCCCGCGCTTCTTCGATCGTGACGTCTCGTTTCAGGCGACCCACAACGCTCATGTTCTTGACGTCTCGAGGCGTCTCTCCCCGCCTCAGCACCAGTGGCCTCCAGAGGTCGACCCGAGGATCGAAGAACTCGAAGCCATCGGCCATGATGCCCGCAACCTGGTAGGGCTCACCGTTGAGCGAGATGGTTCTTCCCACGAGGGACGGGTCGGCAGCGAAACGAGTCTGCCAGAGCTCCTGGCTCAATACGACGACATGGTCGCTTCCCGGCTGGTAGTCCGACGGCTGGAGCGTCCGCCCGAGCTCCGCTGGCTCGCCGAGGATCTCGAAGAACCCACGGCTTACCGCGAGCCCGACGAGAGGTTCGGGGCGATCGCCTTCGGTCAGGCCGACGGCTGCGGGCAGGATGCCGCTCAGCTCCTCGAATGCGCTCGTCCCCTCACGGAAATCGAGAAA
Proteins encoded in this region:
- a CDS encoding GAF domain-containing protein, which gives rise to MSDDSPLTLEAIRECLDGAIPSAVATCASDGTPNVTFVSQVHYVDCSHVALSFQFFSKTRDNVLANRRAVALVNHPVTAAKYRLELEYLRTETEGPLFENMKAKLAGIASHTGMAGIFRLRGSDVYRVLDISSVRGKILSLPEPQHNLLTALRVCSQRLAGSADFGRLLDDALGCLESLLDIRHSMVLVLDAAGSRLYTVASRGYQPSGVGSEVAIGCGVIGVAAEQRTPIRITHMTAEYSYGRAIRESIEREGLGERLETTIPLPGLAESRSQLAVPILTGERLFGVLYVESPEDLRFGYDDEDALVVLAAEIGIAMRQLEPAGESADRPAAVAGTPRAPLSGPPATVRHYPADDSVFIDGDYLIKGVAGAILCKLVSEYLRERRTEFTNRELRLDPTLRLPDIGDNLEARLILLERRLTERKAPLRIQKTGRGRFRLRVERPLSLTEMR
- a CDS encoding CRTAC1 family protein; amino-acid sequence: MSLLLAVVVVIASAPVFEPVQPELFSEPGAQPNAWADFDNDGDLDLYVGMRYGPNRLYRNDSGAFRDVAGDVGLDVPDDTRVAAWGDFDGDGHLDLYIGFPFEEGRGNRLYRNDGDGRSFSDVAPRFGVDAPGVTRQASFIDYDNDGDLDLFVAFRDRINRLFRNDGERFTDVSESSGIGDRRRSVGVAWFDMDEDGDLDSFVANQNGDNDGLFRNDGGRFVDVARDLRMDGGERSEEIGGVGPAVVDYDNDGHLDLFVAMYGPDVLFRNEGGGRFTAVDAGPVNDDYHSTSAAWGDYDNDGWSDLFVVSYLSGIAEVPDHLYRNVAGRFENVTPELVLQKGASHGVQWADFDGDGDLDLALANNHPDAGHPLYRNILHPEASRRSLQVFVGRPGSEVRVFRPGTREVLGSRLVDTGGGYCSQNVTSVHFGLGPVERVDVEVTTLGSDGRHVTRIENVEAGAGPALVVEPR
- a CDS encoding aryl-sulfate sulfotransferase: MLRTVAPIFLSICALIPFGCASPGTDSPSEKAAATTGAEKTEGPPAWILASQKQPRGLMVHETGASDAYVLFSQLTSGTIYLIDRDARVVHTWETDKVGAGLYFQDDGTLLRSARIPEPPNFRAGGISGFLQRIDWDGEILWEWRMVDEKRALHHDIEPLPNGNILALAWEQKSKEEAAAVGRLPGLIPEQGLWSEWIVEIEPVGADDARIVWEWHVWDHLVQNLDSNAPNYGEPAEHPHRLDINAGNVTFVDEEELEQLKALGYVPDNATADDMQSDFLHINSIDYHPELDQIALSVPQTGEVWILDHSTTTDEARGSSGGRRGRGGDLLYRWGNPSAYGRGDKSEQHLFAQHQAIWIPEGLAGAGNMTVFNNGGERGWSSVVEISPAVDGSGGYPLAEGEAWGPEKPLWVYEAPERESFYAPFISGAVRLENGNTLICSGPQGRYFEVTPNGEIVWEYLNPYHGDVPGWNPPGVESLFYASFRANPIARNHPGLAGRELKPLEPQPEEYVPPPEKPTSEGSR
- a CDS encoding ABC transporter permease, encoding MRDFFQDVRVGFRTLAKAPIVSLLAVVSLGVAIAGNSTVFSMVDAILLRPLPYHDPDRLVLLWEADPSNPLIGFTPTSPDNFLDFREGTSAFEELSGILPAAVGLTEGDRPEPLVGLAVSRGFFEILGEPAELGRTLQPSDYQPGSDHVVVLSQELWQTRFAADPSLVGRTISLNGEPYQVAGIMADGFEFFDPRVDLWRPLVLRRGETPRDVKNMSVVGRLKRDVTIEEAREQLSIVAARLAREYPESNRELSVLLRTFREQLASGGNTEIMSLLQGALFFVLLIASANIANLYLARGVDRQKEFAVRAAMGASRSRVIRQLLIEACVLAMAAGALGTMLSYWGIRLLAAAFGDQMSDAFAPRLDERVFVFSIAVSLLAGLVFGIAPALSTARADLIGTLHEGGRAGTGAGRRLLTKSLVVAEVTLALVMLAGAGLLVRTFAAAQNLEAGISTENVVVFEMELPGERYAEPTEQAAFFEELQRELSSIPGSHSATIVDHLPRSPFPPSVNFAIEGRTSDEERPSATVVTIDPGYLDVFRVPLFQGRPFSTSDRMGAPEVALVNEAMVRNHFAGENPLGERIRLHEKSREIVGVVANVREDIFRFDADVSQPIIYLPQAQSPSPRIAVALRAVGDPLALAGPVRDALLRLDSRLSAAELQTMDDFVAQFFVGMRVLNTILSGFGGVALLLAAIGIYGVIAFSVSRRTHEIGLRMALGARGLDVIRLVVREGLVLVAIGFAIGVPGIFLVSRAIAAALSGISAFAPSTVGAIAAGLFAVAFLACYIPARRAASLHPSVALRAE